In Halanaerobiaceae bacterium ANBcell28, a single genomic region encodes these proteins:
- a CDS encoding glycoside hydrolase family 2 TIM barrel-domain containing protein, whose translation MFKEVRKADNGFPEWNNNPELYEINRMKAHATLMPYSSIEKALKGDRTKSTYYYSLNGKWKFSFAENSAKRIKNFFEKDFDFTTWDEIEVPSHWQFQGYEYPHYTNRIYPWEGKEDIEPPYAPTEYNPVGSYIKTFELPEDWDGQPVYISFQGVESAFYLWLNGEFIGYSEDTFSPSDFDLSPYLVDGENKLAVEVYKWCDASWLEDQDFWRLSGIFRDVYLYSTPDIHIYDFFVKAELDEEYQDADLEIKVELLNYFEKDLDNVLIEASLYDSGKNLVFDEPVQKKVSVGKKSTIEMELNKKVLNPLKWSAETPNLYTLVLILKDQSGNIIETESCKVGFRKFEILDKIMHINGKPIMFKGVNRHEFCCEKGRAVSYDDMLADIKLMKKYNINSVRTSHYPNHPLWYELCDEYGLYVIDEVNLETHGTWEYGQDGEGEAIPGSKPEWTGAVLDRCNSMFQRDKNHPSIVIWSLGNESYGGDNFLKMHRFFKENDPSRVVHYEGIHHYRKSEAASDIESRMYTPLKRIETYVENEPKKPFILCEFSHAMGNSLGNFKKYWDLFEKYPILQGGFIWDWKDQAIRTKTDDGIEYLAYGGDFGDTPNDSNFCGNGIIFADGTVSPKIFEVKKCYQNVKFTVENLNELNIKIENNFLFTNLKDFDFYWQLSKNGQTVEEGNEILDIEPLHSGLVSIPCDLSEKAMTSDEYILIVSFVLKEDTLWAQKGHEIAFEQFIFQLEKEREDSKLYPRITSEDSKDKLIISGSNFTLSFDKENGELDSYIFQGEELIKEALRPNFWRAITDNDRGNKLHKRCSTWKEAAAMKELKDIKINEFSDRIKINFVFVLPTSNISECKITYQVYGNGQLEITEELLPGEDLPEIPEIGMMFIMNKDFENLRWYGKGPHENYWDRNQGAKVGIYNTKVEDEFVPYLRPQECGNKTDVRWAKIENNNGIGFEIIGRPLFELNALPYTPDDLEANDHIYKLPEFDKVVLRINYRQMGVGGDDSWGARTHPEFTLQADKSYTFSFVLRPFSN comes from the coding sequence ATGTTTAAAGAAGTAAGAAAAGCAGATAATGGCTTTCCAGAATGGAATAATAATCCGGAATTATATGAGATTAATCGTATGAAAGCTCATGCGACTTTAATGCCCTATAGTAGTATTGAAAAAGCTTTAAAAGGAGATAGGACGAAATCCACTTATTATTATTCTTTAAATGGAAAATGGAAATTTAGTTTTGCAGAAAATTCAGCTAAGAGAATAAAAAACTTCTTTGAAAAAGATTTTGACTTTACGACATGGGATGAAATAGAAGTGCCGTCTCATTGGCAGTTCCAGGGATATGAATATCCACATTATACAAATAGGATTTATCCCTGGGAAGGAAAAGAAGACATTGAACCACCTTATGCGCCTACAGAATATAACCCAGTAGGTTCATATATCAAAACATTTGAACTGCCTGAAGATTGGGATGGTCAGCCTGTTTATATTAGTTTTCAAGGAGTTGAATCTGCTTTTTATCTATGGTTAAATGGTGAGTTTATCGGTTATAGTGAAGATACTTTTTCACCATCAGATTTTGATCTTAGTCCTTATTTAGTAGATGGAGAGAATAAACTTGCAGTAGAAGTTTATAAGTGGTGTGATGCAAGTTGGCTTGAAGACCAGGATTTTTGGCGTTTGAGTGGTATTTTTAGAGATGTATATCTTTATTCTACACCTGATATCCATATTTATGATTTTTTTGTAAAAGCAGAACTTGATGAAGAATATCAAGATGCTGATTTAGAAATTAAAGTTGAACTACTTAATTATTTTGAAAAAGATCTTGATAATGTACTTATAGAAGCAAGTTTATATGATTCTGGTAAAAATTTAGTTTTTGATGAACCGGTTCAAAAAAAGGTATCTGTTGGCAAAAAATCCACCATTGAAATGGAATTAAATAAAAAAGTACTTAACCCTCTGAAATGGAGTGCTGAAACCCCGAATTTATATACTTTAGTACTTATCTTAAAAGATCAAAGTGGAAATATTATAGAAACTGAAAGTTGTAAAGTTGGCTTCAGAAAATTTGAGATATTAGACAAGATTATGCATATAAACGGTAAACCTATTATGTTTAAGGGTGTAAATAGACATGAATTCTGCTGTGAAAAGGGTAGAGCAGTAAGTTATGATGATATGCTGGCAGATATTAAATTAATGAAAAAATATAATATTAATTCTGTTCGAACTTCCCATTACCCTAATCATCCACTCTGGTATGAACTGTGTGATGAATATGGGCTTTATGTAATTGATGAGGTGAATCTTGAAACACATGGCACCTGGGAATATGGACAAGATGGTGAAGGTGAAGCTATTCCTGGAAGTAAGCCTGAGTGGACAGGGGCAGTTTTAGATAGATGTAATTCTATGTTCCAGAGGGACAAAAATCATCCTTCAATAGTTATCTGGTCATTAGGGAATGAGTCATATGGTGGGGATAATTTCTTAAAGATGCATAGATTTTTTAAAGAAAATGATCCTAGCAGGGTTGTGCATTATGAAGGGATACATCATTACAGAAAGTCTGAAGCAGCCAGTGATATTGAGTCGCGAATGTACACTCCATTAAAAAGAATAGAAACTTATGTAGAAAACGAACCTAAAAAACCTTTTATCTTATGTGAGTTCAGTCATGCAATGGGAAATTCTCTTGGTAATTTTAAAAAATACTGGGATCTATTTGAGAAATATCCAATTCTACAGGGTGGTTTCATTTGGGATTGGAAGGATCAGGCGATTAGAACAAAAACAGATGATGGAATTGAATATTTAGCCTATGGTGGCGATTTTGGTGATACACCAAATGATAGTAACTTTTGTGGTAATGGTATTATATTTGCTGATGGTACAGTTTCTCCAAAAATTTTTGAGGTTAAAAAATGCTATCAGAATGTGAAATTTACTGTTGAAAATCTAAATGAACTTAATATTAAGATTGAAAATAATTTTTTATTTACTAATTTAAAGGACTTTGATTTTTACTGGCAGTTAAGTAAAAATGGTCAGACAGTTGAAGAAGGAAATGAAATACTTGATATTGAACCCCTTCATTCTGGTCTTGTCTCTATACCTTGTGATTTATCTGAAAAAGCTATGACTAGTGACGAATATATTTTGATAGTTTCTTTCGTCTTAAAAGAAGATACCCTGTGGGCACAAAAGGGTCATGAAATAGCATTTGAACAGTTTATATTTCAACTTGAAAAAGAAAGAGAAGATAGTAAATTATACCCTAGAATTACAAGTGAAGACAGTAAAGATAAACTGATAATTAGTGGTTCCAATTTTACTTTGAGCTTTGATAAAGAAAATGGAGAACTGGATTCTTATATATTCCAAGGGGAAGAGCTTATTAAAGAAGCTTTAAGACCAAATTTTTGGCGAGCTATTACAGATAATGATCGAGGTAATAAGCTTCATAAAAGGTGTTCCACCTGGAAAGAGGCAGCTGCAATGAAAGAGTTAAAAGATATTAAAATTAATGAATTCAGTGATAGAATTAAAATTAATTTTGTTTTTGTACTTCCTACAAGTAATATATCAGAATGCAAAATTACTTATCAAGTATATGGTAATGGTCAGCTAGAAATTACTGAAGAACTTCTTCCTGGTGAAGACCTGCCGGAGATACCTGAAATAGGTATGATGTTTATTATGAATAAGGATTTTGAAAACTTAAGATGGTATGGGAAAGGTCCTCATGAAAATTACTGGGATCGTAATCAGGGAGCAAAAGTGGGGATTTATAATACAAAAGTTGAGGATGAATTTGTCCCATATCTTAGACCGCAGGAATGTGGAAACAAAACTGATGTAAGATGGGCAAAGATAGAAAATAATAATGGCATTGGGTTTGAAATTATAGGTAGACCTCTATTTGAATTAAATGCTTTACCTTATACACCAGATGATCTGGAAGCAAATGATCATATTTATAAACTTCCAGAATTTGATAAGGTTGTACTTAGAATTAATTATCGACAAATGGGTGTGGGTGGTGATGATAGCTGGGGTGCTAGGACTCATCCAGAATTCACATTACAGGCCGATAAAAGTTACACTTTTTCATTTGTCTTAAGACCTTTTTCTAATTAG